A single genomic interval of Coccidioides posadasii str. Silveira chromosome 1, complete sequence harbors:
- a CDS encoding mitochondrial 54S ribosomal protein bL33m (EggNog:ENOG410PS5A~COG:J) — MAKRAKSRTIAVRLISMAMTGYYKTLVRPRASRPLSMLKYDPVVKKKVLFLEARRGGK; from the exons ATGGCCAAAAGAG CCAAGTCCCGCACCATCGCCGTTCGCCTTATCAGCATGGCCATGACCGGCTACTACAAGACCCTTGTCCGACCACGCGCAAGCAGACCGCTTAGCATGCTTAAATACGATCCCGTCGTGAAGAAGAAGGTACTATTCTTGGAAGCCAGGCGCGGCGGCAAATAG
- the SSN2 gene encoding mediator of RNA polymerase II transcription subunit 13 (EggNog:ENOG410PGJE~COG:K~BUSCO:357at33183): MEFPAGAVTNFRMTEIYSTIHWKIYYIESHQLPSPGAGVLEGPSSALAIELESAILLIRDQGCLVDAIPGGNGVWVFSHNGEFDQLQPFSVLESDCSLTTLQIGAITFKQFHAEFTPLGYLIKRLMAEPQGTIFSPLSQQKFANTNEDCPINREIVTSSAFYKAFTSAIAGSLSLRATQLHGAIPLGKRALFTTSAPDEKLGQGINADPTLGPRSLLSTLNIEFSFKSLIISWRTIPQWGLQQLSTIAGADSISDVSLHEDIWLAPTGSLCRYIGADPGHSSGPQWDPSVGDYGEFEYPGGGNLLHLREWKRAVCVRLRMFGLGSVDPDTETWIEVEALNPFESRLGGTAGENRKSIAYKRFLWPARLCFKRSSEQCLALDKRAEYLDAATLDPLSLAEKWVTEMTTRTSPEDQMAVETHVAEGMQPEATGTTEKTSSSEIFASLARKFDFSDLSAGAVYPTPPGAVTATGLVAAGSSDILTLPGGSSLSHAHPQNTSRRSDVNISGAGCQSTSNSLPPVDITTTALEIGSGMYDTTADDDLFDELDGDFAPKQITEADFNFFDEPDFTAFPGSIDVSMGRVDTSLQNSHGAHDRDALDIAGTSHDAVERPAGSAEPEERKDSMRNREHRVVLVPPAVSSPKENVQADLPIESRNIISPTPATPHQPLSPSIIRKILFSGHSGIPTTTSFDKHPTNRKARSGYEPLSFGEELSLSDGKYELDGRFWFLPNAESDQMEMHPSDIPRVGIPEWRNEERRALPMEDSSRDRLKSGMQSSSDSSAEPSEDDSEPETTPLDYSNRGLRVLSASRDNSQRFKDLDFTPSPLEPLTVNTEFSNTGMDANTLSFLRTLLFRAIDWTLDGYFTSTSGRFPVLLRRDDLIQVAQIVVDQVTQSSLSHVLERRTSIGLDQQNALPLSSTSKDSWYGKFSNFDIKRYTAIDVDTSIQGLRKDFRYLTVGSMSKLDPPHIRIHRGKGELEVLPPAIFFWEPFGFEPTQGQKDILAYCIYPESAEEGADAFLARMGLLYSSANLGQHSRPQDSKGLIPWGLECTSIHDYTAIMNRLQTTCEHLGDVISCLPPGSENILVYIANPFPYEAAVVDICTAFLFLFRKYVSNFEKHTIRLNEVALQIIPLDFIASLTSLVVPSQQDYLHLAFEVYSRCPPKSRSSDLLGCAPPFTLAKPAPKIVPFKLTPDSGSPLAEKHSIHVAYSQSIDQRWVTAAWTDNLGRDQLTMTYCLRERGSTISRPASEIRADIWSVTRHIIGKSHTYWRVMVVKDEPLELDEAEAWVSMAQHHNQTKPTKIELTLLSVNPKPCLFFKLPPPPLQPSTLTGPTTSTPVSTPNPSMPSPDPSAAAPTPPPSSAEQAQTPIAQSLDPADSETILIDKTEETWSITLSHRVNISPSLANYHPALASGYLLRRRDGTSDTEGLASLCVNLIFTHSRIPSEMVLKDTLRVYRDLVTLARTKGIFHAQGDDVLPWHISTAVKGREFLGVVL, encoded by the exons ATGGAGTTCCCAGCGGGGGCGGTCACTAATTTTCGGATGACC GAAATATACTCCACCATACACTGGAAGATATATTACATTGAATCCCATCAGCTACCTTCCCCTGGCGCTGGTGTGTTAGAGGGTCCAAGTTCGGCTCTTGCAATCGAACTTGAATCTGCAATCCTTTTAATACGGGACCAAGGATGCCTTGTTGACGCTATTCCGGGTGGAAATGGCGTGTGGGTATTTTCACATAATGGTGAATTTGATCAACTCCAACCATTTTCTGTGTTGGAAAGTGACTGCTCCTTGACTACCCTTCAAATTGGGGCGATTACATTTAAGC AATTCCATGCAGAGTTTACACCACTCGGATATCTCATTAAGCGCCTTATGGCGGAGCCCCAAGGAACTATTTTCTCTCCATTGTCTCAACAAAAGTTTGCAAATACAAATGAGGATTGTCCGATTAACCGAGAAATTGTGACGTCGTCGGCGTTTTATAAAGCATTCACCTCTGCCATTGCGGGTTCGCTTTCCCTCCGTGCGACACAATTACATGGAGCAATACCCCTTGGGAAAAGAGCTTTATTTACCACCTCAGCCCCTGACGAAAAGCTTGGTCAAGGTATTAACGCCGACCCAACCTTGGGGCCTAGATCGCTTCTCTCGACCCTTAACATTGAATTTAGTTTCAAATCTCTCATTATATCCTGGCGTACCATCCCACAGTGGGGATTGCAGCAACTATCTACGATCGCGGGTGCTGATAGTATAAGTGATGTGTCCTTACATGAAGACATATGGCTTGCACCAACAGGGTCCCTCTGTCGGTATATCGGAGCAGACCCAGGACATTCAAGCGGTCCCCAGTGGGATCCGTCAGTTGGTGACTATGGCGAGTTCGAATACCCTGGAGGAGGAAACCTTCTTCATCTAAGAGAGTGGAAACGAGCTGTCTGCGTAAGACTCCGAATGTTTGGGCTTGGTTCGGTTGACCCAGACACGGAAACATGGATCGAGGTGGAAGCACTTAATCCGTTCGAATCTCGGTTGGGTGGAACAGCAGGGGAGAATAGAAAGTCAATCGCGTATAAAAGATTTCTCTGGCCTGCTCGGTTATGCTTCAAACGCTCCAGTGAACAATGTCTCGCGCTTGATAAGAGAGCTGAATATCTTGATGCCGCAACTTTGGACCCATTGAGCCTGGCTGAAAAGTGGGTTACAGAAATGACTACCAGGACATCGCCAGAAGATCAGATGGCTGTCGAGACACACGTTGCGGAAGGAATGCAACCTGAGGCTACGGGAACTACGGAGAAAACCAGCAGCTCAGAAATATTTGCCAGTTTGGCTCGAAAGTTTGATTTTTCGGATTTGTCTGCAGGAGCTGTTTATCCAACTCCACCTGGTGCTGTTACCGCAACCGGCCTGGTTGCTGCTGGTTCCTCCGATATACTGACTCTTCCTGGCGGGTCCAGCTTAAGCCATGCTCACCCACAAAATACATCTCGGCGTTCTGATGTGAACATATCAGGTGCGGGTTGTCAGTCAACGTCAAATTCGTTACCGCCGGTTGATATAACGACCACTGCATTGGAAATTGGATCAGGCATGTATGATACAACTGCAGATGACGATTTGTTCGATGAGCTTGATGGTGACTTTGCTCCAAAGCAAATCACAGAGGCTGATTTCAACTTCTTTGACGAGCCAGATTTTACAGCATTCCCAGGCAGTATTGATGTATCAATGGGCAGAGTTGATACCAGCCTTCAAAATAGTCATGGGGCCCACGACCGGGACGCTCTCGACATTGCCGGCACATCTCACGATGCGGTTGAGCGTCCCGCGGGCTCAGCAGAGCcagaagaaaggaaagattCTATGAGGAACCGCGAGCACCGTGTGGTTTTGGTTCCTCCCGCTGTTTCTAGCCCGAAGGAAAACGTTCAGGCGGACCTACCTATTGAATCTAGAAACATTATCTCCCCCACACCCGCAACCCCCCATCAACCTCTCAGCCCTTCGATTATTAGGAAGATTTTGTTCTCAGGCCACTCTGGTATTCCTACCACAACGTCATTTGACAAACACCCAACAAACCGGAAGGCCAGGAGCGGCTACGAACCCTTGTCTTTCGGAGAGGAACTCAGTCTTTCGGATGGGAAATACGAATTGGATGGGAGGTTTTGGTTTCTCCCCAACGCCGAGAGCGATCAGATGGAAATGCATCCGTCAGATATACCCAGAGTTGGTATCCCTGAGTGGCGCAATGAAGAACGGCGTGCGCTTCCCATGGAAGATTCGTCTAGAGACCGATTGAAGAGTGGCATGCAATCTAGTTCAGACTCTTCTGCTGAGCCTAGCGAGGACGATAGTGAGCCTGAGACTACCCCTCTAGATTATTCTAACCGTGGTCTCCGCGTACTTTCGGCCTCAAGAGATAATAGCCAGCGCTTCAAGGACCTAGACTTTACGCCGTCTCCATTGGAGCCATTGACGGTTAATACCGAATTCTCGAATACGGGAATGGACGCGAATACGCTGTCATTTCTACGGACACTTCTTTTCAGGGCCATCGATTGGACTTTAGATGGTTATTTTACGTCAACAAGCGGGCGTTTCCCAGTACTTCTCCGAAGAGATGATTTGATCCAGGTTGCACAGATCGTTGTGGACCAAGTCACCCAGTCTAGCTTGAGTCATGTTTTGGAGAGACGCACTTCGATTGGGCTTGACCAACAGAACGCTCTACCCCTCAGTTCTACAAGTAAGGATAGCTGGTATGGCAAGTTTAGTAACTTTGACATCAAGCGTTATACGGCCATCGACGTTGACACTTCAATTCAAGGTCTGCGGAAAGATTTCCGATATCTGACCGTCGGTTCGATGTCAAAATTAGATCCTCCTCATATAAGGATTCATCGTGGGAAAGGCGAGCTTGAAGTTCTTCCTCCCGCCATATTCTTCTGGGAGCCGTTCGGGTTCGAGCCTACACAAGGCCAAAAGGACATCCTTGCCTATTGTATCTATCCAGAAAGCGCAGAGGAAGGTGCAGACGCGTTTCTTGCTAGGATGGGCTTGCTATATTCAAGTGCCAACCTTGGACAACATTCTCGCCCACAAGACTCGAAGGGCTTAATTCCATGGGGTTTAGAGTGCACAAGTATTCATGATTATACAGCGATTATGAATAGATTGCAAACTACATGCGAGCATCTTG GTGATGTTATTTCCTGTTTACCTCCAGGTAGCGAGAACATACTCGTATATATTGCCAATCCATTTCCGTATGAAGCCGCAGTCGTCGATATTTGTACGgcgtttctttttctatttcGAAAATACGTGTCCAATTTTGAAAAGCATACTATTCGGCTTAACGAGGTCGCTTTACAAATAATTCCCTTAGATTTTATCGCGTCTTTAACTTCGCTTGTGGTACCCTCTCAACAAGATTATCTACATTTAGCGTTCGAAGTTTACTCTCGTTGTCCTCCTAAAAGCCGCTCCTCTGATCTTCTTGGCTGTGCACCACCGTTCACTTTGGCTAAACCGGCTCCCAAGATTGTTCCGTTCAAGCTTACACCAGATTCCGGGTCTCCTTTGGCCGAAAAGCATTCTATCCATGTTGCATATTCTCAGAGCATCGATCAGCGTTGGGTCACGGCTGCCTGGACGGATAATTTAGGAAGAGATCAGTTGACAATGACCTACTGCTTACGTGAAAGGGGCTCCACCATCTCTAGACCAGCCTCTGAAATCAGAGCAGACATATGGAGCGTCACACGGCATATCATTGGCAAATCCCATACTTACTGGCGGGTTATGGTGGTCAAGGATGAACCCCTGGAGTTGGACGAAGCAGAAG CTTGGGTGTCTATGGCACAACATCATAACCAAACCAAGCCCACTAAAATCGAGTTAACGCTGCTCAGTGTCAATCCGAAGCCTTGCCTCTTTTTCAAACTCCCTCCTCCACCCCTCCAACCGAGTACATTGACTGGACCCACCACGTCGACCCCAGTCTCGACTCCAAATCCTAGCATGCCTTCTCCCGACCCATCCGCTGCCGCACCTACTCCTCCCCCATCGTCGGCTGAACAAGCACAAACACCTATCGCACAATCTCTCGACCCTGCCGACTCTGAAACTATTCTTATTGACAAAACAGAGGAAACTTGGTCCATTACTTTGTCCCACCGCGTCAATATCTCACCTTCTCTAGCCAATTATCACCCAGCACTCGCCAGCGGATACCTTCTCCGTCGCCGCGATGGAACTAGCGACACGGAGGGACTGGCCTCATTGTGCGTGAACTTAATTTTCACTCACTCCCGCATTCCAAGCGAAATGGTGCTGAAGGATACATTGCGTGTATACCGTGACCTCGTAACTCTGGCAAGGACAAAAGGAATTTTCCACGCACAAGGTGACGATGTCCTCCCCTGGCACATATCTACTGCAGTGAAGGGAAGGGAGTTTTTAGGAGTTGTTCTATAA
- a CDS encoding uncharacterized protein (EggNog:ENOG410PWP7~COG:S), whose product MPKSAPVEKFYLQPTLHSPNSPLPVLLYRGILPHPINEESTSEFLQANGWEKRGTWGHIATHHFHPNTHECYGIFQGSSTLIIGRGRFDDEGGVYIPVNTGDVIVLPAGTTHCSLESKGDYRYVGVYPKGALRWRNEFGRNPIDINTQRKEILRVEMPTQDPVYGKNGPLVHLWNEALLEYSAGGASKL is encoded by the exons ATGCCCAAATCGGCACCCGTCGAGAAGTTCTATCTGCAGCCAACTTTGCATTCTCCAAACAGCCCTTTGCCTGTGCTACTATATCGAGGAATACTTCCCCACCCCATCAACGAGGAGTCGACCTCCGAGTTTCTACAGGCCAACGGTTGGGAGAAAAGA GGGACATGGGGCCACATCGCGACTCATCATTTCCACCCAAATACCCATGAATGCTATG GAATTTTCCAGGGTTCTTCGACCCTCATCATTGGCCGTGGAAGATTCGACGACGAGGGCGGTGTCTACATCCCCGTCAATACGGGAGATGTAATTGTCCTGCCTGCTGGAACCACGCACTGCTCTCTCGAAAGTAAGGGAGACTACCGATATGTTGGTGTCTACCCAAAG GGTGCACTGCGATGGCGAAATGAATTTGGCAGAAACCCCATTGATATCAACACTcagagaaaagaaattttAAGAGTGGAGATGCCAACCCAGGACCCGGTATATGGGAAAAACGGCCCTCTTGTTCACCTGTGGAACGAAGCCTTGTTGGAGTATTCGGCAGGAGGAGCTTCAAAGCTGTAA
- a CDS encoding uncharacterized protein (EggNog:ENOG410PYW2~BUSCO:13839at33183) — protein sequence MPSFVAPCSPQAQGPVARPPLDDEWYVMERYAAHASHCAPCAHPYTTLRTGQSLCARGARHVTNMAQYVYTHNGKAYSVAAKNRGLVHEIEIPANFEAVSELMRALEYGLKIKKAQARVVVHDQRSDAEQGPATPVTPAGPQMLETPVAMQPGNRDDSKALTIQQTKAIQKRPDDGNLRGTLYKEDLSVKPLEKHYTGPRIKTPHQYLR from the coding sequence ATGCCGTCCTTCGTCGCCCCCTGCTCCCCCCAGGCCCAGGGGCCCGTCGCCCGCCCACCGCTCGATGACGAGTGGTACGTGATGGAGCGTTATGCCGCCCACGCCTCACACTGTGCTCCATGTGCCCATCCTTACACAACACTCCGAACCGGCCAGTCTCTTTGCGCACGCGGCGCTCGCCATGTCACCAACATGGCTCAATATGTCTACACCCACAACGGCAAAGCCTACTCCGTCGCGGCGAAAAACCGCGGTCTTGTCCACGAAATCGAAATCCCAGCCAACTTTGAGGCTGTCTCTGAATTGATGCGTGCACTTGAGTACGGCCTCAAGATTAAGAAAGCACAGGCTCGCGTTGTCGTCCACGACCAACGAAGTGACGCTGAGCAAGGACCTGCAACGCCCGTTACCCCAGCGGGCCCCCAGATGCTTGAAACGCCTGTCGCGATGCAACCTGGTAATCGTGACGATTCTAAGGCTCTTACGATCCAGCAAACCAAGGCCATTCAGAAGCGCCCCGACGATGGCAACTTGCGCGGCACCTTGTACAAAGAAGACTTGTCTGTCAAGCCTCTCGAAAAGCACTACACTGGTCCTCGAATCAAGACTCCTCATCAGTATCTCCGATGA
- a CDS encoding uncharacterized protein (BUSCO:332876at4751~EggNog:ENOG410PHMY~COG:S~BUSCO:2943at33183), producing the protein MKLTNHSTVPVYTISGSSTARPLPEWLARRRKRSLKADPEYANRVELLQDFEFEEASQCIRVSEDGQWVMSTGTYKPQIHTHYLPHLSLSWARHTISLNTTFQILSSDYSKSLHLQADRSLEFHTPQGCHYTTRLPRYGRDLVYDRQSAEALVPAVGVNQDGMGEVFRLNLEQGRYMRSYEVDVGGDDFTSAGGGALQGGINTGSVNTGAVAEESHNMLAFGTSLGTVELWDSRAKGRAAVLLPPSDSQPGEGRSEITALQFHRSGLTLATGSSQGLIYLYDLRSPVPLLKKDQGYGYPIHTLNFLTPSTSTREQTTDPKILSSDKRIIKIWDARDGTPWTSVEPAVDINCVAWCKDSGMILTANEGRQQHAFFIPQLGPAPRWCAFLDNLVEEMAEDPNDPHAFNTGQAGSVYDNYKFLTVPQLRSLNLDHLIGRTSLLRPYMHGYFVAQRLYEEARLITNPFVWEEERAKRIKEKIDKERESRIRGKKKVAAKVNKKLAEKLLEKEERHERRQAQKILAQGGDESSAKPEAASTGKGILHDPRFAKLFEDEEFAVDETSREFLALNPSSATAPAEKRERGLTAVEEEAIDEVPGSSSDESSNEHESPAKPKSSTSISTASYKRTKRPQPKMEISSSFRTAKSRDRSFESRVQKTRAKERPAATSRAVGEKTVTFAPRAKSRVKPMAEPESRGSYRSAKDRRSASANTFRKM; encoded by the exons ATGAAGCTCACAAACCACTCCACAGTTCCGGTTTATACTATCTCTGGCTCTTCTACCGCACGCCCCCTTCCAGAATGGCTGGCTCGGAGGCGGAAGCGGAGCTTGAAAGCTGACCCCGAGTACGCAAACAGGGTGGAATTGTTGCAAGACTTCGAGTTTGAGGAAGCCAGCCAGTGTATCCGAGTCAGTGAGGATGGACAGTGGGTAATGAGTACAG GAACGTACAAACCCCAGATCCATACACACTACCTACCGCATTTATCCCTCTCGTGGGCGCGGCATACTATTTCTTTAAATACAACCTTTCAAATTCTTTCATCGGACTACTCAAAATCCTTACATTTACAGGCGGACCGTTCGTTGGAATTTCACACTCCCCAAGGCTGTCATTATACGACGCGCTTACCGCGATATGGCCGCGACCTAGTGTATGATAGGCAGTCGGCCGAGGCGCTGGTTCCTGCCGTAGGAGTCAATCAAGATGGTATGGGTGAAGTGTTCCGACTAAATCTGGAACAGGGGAGGTATATGCGGAGCTACGAAGTAGACGTCGGTGGCGACGATTTCACCTCGGCCGGAGGAGGGGCTTTGCAAGGTGGCATAAATACAGGAAGTGTGAATACCGGAGCTGTAGCTGAAGAAAGTCATAATATGTTGGCATTTGGAACCTCTTTAGGAACCGTGGAACTATGGGATTCACGAGCAAAGGGGAGAGCTGCAGTACTTTTACCCCCCTCGGATTCTCAGCCTGGAGAAGGGAGATCCGAAATTACAGCTCTGCAGTTTCACAGATCTGGTTTAACTCTTGCGACGGGTTCCTCTCAGGGACTTATATACTTATACGATTTACGTTCGCCAGTGCCTTTGCTTaaaaaagatcaaggatatGGCTATCCCATCCACACACTTAATTTCCTTACACCCTCGACGTCCACGCGAGAACAAACAACCGATCCAAAAATTCTCTCATCCGATAAGCGGATTATTAAGATTTGGGATGCAAGGGACGGCACGCCGTGGACATCAGTCGAACCGGCGGTTGATATCAATTGTGTTGCTTGGTGCAAAGACAGCGGGATGATATTAACTGCTAACGAAGGAAGACAGCAACATGCCTTCTTTATTCCTCAGCTTGGTCCGGCCCCGAGATGGTGTGCGTTCCTGGATAACCTCGTTGAAGAGATGGCAGAAGACCCGAATGATCCGCATGCGTTTAACACGGGTCAGGCGGGCTCTGTCTATGACAACTACAAATTCTTGACAGTACCACAGTTACGGTCTCTGAATCTGGACCACCTTATTGGAAGGACGTCGCTTCTCCGACCATATATGCATGGTTATTTTGTGGCACAGCGGCTGTATGAGGAGGCTCGCCTTATTACTAATCCATTTGTTTGGGAAGAAGAGCGTGCAAAACGGATCAAGGAGAAGATTGATAAAGAGCGTGAAAGCCGCATCCGCGGAAAGAAGAAGGTTGCCGCAAAGGTCAACAAGAAGTTGGCTGAGAAGCTTCTCGAGAAAGAGGAGCGCCATGAGAGACGTCAAGCTCAGAAAATTCTGGCACAAGGTGGTGATGAAAGCAGCGCCAAACCCGAGGCAGCCTCTACAGGAAAGGGTATACTGCACGATCCTCGTTTCGCCAAGCTATTCGAAGACGAAGAATTTGCTGTGGACGAAACGTCGAGGGAGTTCTTAGCTTTGAATCCAAGCAGCGCAACTGCCCCAGCCGAAAAGCGTGAAAGAGGATTAACGGCTGTCGAGGAAGAAGCCATTGACGAGGTCCCCGGCTCGAGCTCCGATGAATCGTCGAACGAGCATGAAAGCCCTGCCAAGCCTAAATCATCTACATCCATATCAACAGCTTCCTATAAACGAACAAAGCGGCCTCAACCAAAGATGGAAATTTCGTCATCTTTTAGAACGGCCAAGTCTCGCGATCGGTCGTTTGAGTCCCGAGTCCAGAAGACGCGAGCTAAAGAGCGGCCGGCTGCCACTAGTCGTGCAGTTGGCGAAAAGACCGTTACCTTCGCTCCTCGGGCTAAGTCGCGCGTAAAACCGATGGCAGAGCCTGAAAGCAGAGGATCATACCGCTCTGCAAAAGACCGCCGGAGTGCATCGGCGAACACTTTCCGAAAGATGTGA